In the Topomyia yanbarensis strain Yona2022 chromosome 3, ASM3024719v1, whole genome shotgun sequence genome, one interval contains:
- the LOC131690345 gene encoding peptide methionine sulfoxide reductase-like isoform X2, with amino-acid sequence MQKQPLHHVDTPYEKATFGMGCYWAPDSLFGATKGVLRTCVGYAGVTTETQSDIQEDLTEVIEIHYDPEKITYSDLLELFWNNSEYRVVAKLKREYMSVIMYHNEEQRQSAEISKAIRQAKDGDELIATEIVPASEFHPAQSHNQKYRLQGHVDITQGLGLTPDLLMTSHVAARLNGYLAGLGGLEQFEAEADYLGLTEAQIQYVKNYLS; translated from the exons ATG CAGAAACAACCATTGCACCATGTGGATACTCCGTACGAAAAAGCTACCTTTGGAATGGGTTGTTACTGGGCTCCGGACTCCTTGTTTGGGGCAACCAAAGGTGTATTGCGAACTTGTGTAGGCTACGCAGGCGTAACAACAGAAACTCAAAGTGATATTCAGGA GGATCTAACCGAAGTAATTGAGATTCACTATGATCCGGAGAAGATAACATACTCAGATTTGCTAGAGTTATTCTGGAATAATAGTGAGTATAGAGTGGTGGCAAAACTGAAGCGGGAGTATATGTCGGTGATAATGTACCACAATGAAGAGCAGCGCCAATCAGCGGAAATCAGCAAGGCCATCCGGCAAGCTAAGGACGGAGACGAATTGATTGCTACCGAAATTGTCCCTGCCAGTGAGTTCCATCCAGCTCAAAG CCATAATCAAAAGTACCGCTTGCAAGGACATGTTGATATAACCCAAGGTTTAGGACTGACCCCGGATTTGTTGATGACCTCACATGTTGCGGCACGTCTCAACGGCTATCTAGCTGGATTAGGAGGTTTGGAACAGTTCGAAGCGGAGGCTGACTATTTGGGGCTCACAGAAGCACAAATTCAATACGTAAAAAACTATCTTTCGTAG
- the LOC131690345 gene encoding peptide methionine sulfoxide reductase-like isoform X1: MQKQPLHHVDTPYEKATFGMGCYWAPDSLFGATKGVLRTCVGYAGVTTETQSDIQERDLTEVIEIHYDPEKITYSDLLELFWNNSEYRVVAKLKREYMSVIMYHNEEQRQSAEISKAIRQAKDGDELIATEIVPASEFHPAQSHNQKYRLQGHVDITQGLGLTPDLLMTSHVAARLNGYLAGLGGLEQFEAEADYLGLTEAQIQYVKNYLS, from the exons ATG CAGAAACAACCATTGCACCATGTGGATACTCCGTACGAAAAAGCTACCTTTGGAATGGGTTGTTACTGGGCTCCGGACTCCTTGTTTGGGGCAACCAAAGGTGTATTGCGAACTTGTGTAGGCTACGCAGGCGTAACAACAGAAACTCAAAGTGATATTCAGGA AAGGGATCTAACCGAAGTAATTGAGATTCACTATGATCCGGAGAAGATAACATACTCAGATTTGCTAGAGTTATTCTGGAATAATAGTGAGTATAGAGTGGTGGCAAAACTGAAGCGGGAGTATATGTCGGTGATAATGTACCACAATGAAGAGCAGCGCCAATCAGCGGAAATCAGCAAGGCCATCCGGCAAGCTAAGGACGGAGACGAATTGATTGCTACCGAAATTGTCCCTGCCAGTGAGTTCCATCCAGCTCAAAG CCATAATCAAAAGTACCGCTTGCAAGGACATGTTGATATAACCCAAGGTTTAGGACTGACCCCGGATTTGTTGATGACCTCACATGTTGCGGCACGTCTCAACGGCTATCTAGCTGGATTAGGAGGTTTGGAACAGTTCGAAGCGGAGGCTGACTATTTGGGGCTCACAGAAGCACAAATTCAATACGTAAAAAACTATCTTTCGTAG
- the LOC131690344 gene encoding peptide methionine sulfoxide reductase-like — translation MVVTKCLGITERVSKTEKQPLHHVNIPYEKATFGMGCFWGCDSLFGATKGVLRTCVGYSGGTTDSPVYRSMGDHTEVIEIHYDPTVLSYSDLLDLFWNNHEYGLTTRIKRQYMSLILYHSEEQRRISEASLAEEQIKRAPEQIITEIAAAGAFYPAEDYHQKYRLQSHRQLAKELGLTPELLRSSHVAAGLNGYLIGVGGLEQFDKDAERLGLSEDQIQYVRDHVRDNEGGGIFC, via the exons ATGGTTGTAACC AAATGCCTAGGCATAACCGAGAGGGTTTCCAAAACTGAGAAGCAGCCGCTACATCATGTGAACATTCCATACGAAAAAGCCACCTTTGGAATGGGTTGCTTCTGGGGCTGTGATTCGCTGTTTGGTGCCACCAAGGGTGTTTTGAGAACCTGTGTCGGATACTCCGGTGGTACCACCGATTCTCCCGTGTACAGAAGCAT GGGTGATCATACGGAAGTGATTGAAATCCACTACGATCCAACAGTGCTCAGCTATTCGGATTTGCTAGATCTGTTCTGGAACAACCACGAATATGGGCTGACCACTCGCATCAAGCGCCAGTACATGTCACTTATTTTGTATCACAGTGAAGAACAGCGTCGCATTTCGGAAGCTAGTCTAGCAGAGGAACAGATCAAACGGGCTCCCGAGCAAATCATCACTGAAATAGCTGCCGCCGGCGCTTTCTACCCCGCCGAAGA TTACCACCAAAAATATCGTCTCCAAAGTCATCGCCAGCTGGCAAAAGAACTGGGGCTGACACCGGAACTGTTGCGCAGCTCGCACGTGGCTGCAGGGTTGAACGGTTACCTGATCGGCGTCGGTGGGCTGGAGCAGTTTGATAAAGATGCCGAACGGCTCGGTCTCAGCGAGGATCAGATTCAGTACGTGCGAGATCACGTACGAGATAACGAGGGCGGTGGAATATTCTGCTGA